The following proteins come from a genomic window of Proteiniphilum propionicum:
- the istB gene encoding IS21-like element helper ATPase IstB: MEVLQQIKEYAGILKLLNLRDNAESIIHRALIDETTPSELVLDILGCEVKRRRQRDVERRRKAARLLKNSDLDYYDFNFACGIDRRQLKQLRELVWVEQAYNLILMGPSGTGKSFLASGLVNDAVNKGYKGYFLTMEDLVYILRTKDMVASSLAAYNRLLKANLVAIDDIMMFPVQKAEAGSFFNLINHLHEQCSVIITTNKSPQQWTEALDDEVLVTALLDRLLFHCQVIKLQGNSYRMENRKDIFGDQCEESGFAPVATPPSLQPLSYKKSTVKTDEN; encoded by the coding sequence ATGGAAGTTTTACAACAAATAAAGGAATATGCGGGAATACTTAAACTGCTGAACCTGCGTGACAATGCCGAAAGCATCATTCATCGCGCTCTTATCGATGAGACTACACCCTCTGAGTTGGTGTTGGACATACTTGGCTGCGAGGTGAAGAGACGCAGGCAAAGGGATGTGGAACGCAGACGCAAAGCCGCCAGACTTCTTAAAAACAGCGATCTGGATTATTACGACTTCAATTTTGCCTGCGGTATAGACCGCCGTCAGCTGAAACAATTAAGGGAACTCGTGTGGGTGGAACAGGCTTACAACCTGATCCTGATGGGTCCGAGCGGTACAGGCAAATCGTTCCTTGCTTCGGGCTTGGTGAATGATGCGGTGAACAAAGGTTACAAGGGCTACTTTCTGACAATGGAAGATTTGGTTTACATCTTAAGGACAAAGGATATGGTTGCTTCCTCTCTTGCAGCCTACAATCGTCTGCTCAAAGCCAATCTCGTTGCCATTGATGATATAATGATGTTCCCCGTACAGAAGGCAGAAGCAGGTTCTTTCTTCAATCTGATAAATCATCTGCATGAGCAGTGTTCGGTGATCATTACCACAAACAAGTCTCCACAACAGTGGACGGAAGCACTTGATGATGAGGTGTTGGTAACGGCACTGCTTGACAGATTGCTGTTTCACTGTCAGGTAATAAAACTACAGGGCAACAGCTACAGAATGGAGAACAGAAAAGATATATTTGGCGATCAGTGTGAAGAGAGCGGTTTCGCTCCGGTGGCTACGCCACCTTCGCTTCAACCGCTCTCTTATAAGAAATCAACAGTCAAAACTGATGAAAATTAA
- the istA gene encoding IS21 family transposase, which produces MQERIIIKDKTIMWSKIKMLKEDKGYSNSKIARLLGIHRQTVAKYLSMNESEYFRWLTSIKRRRGKLDVYMSSVKGLLEGDATLSSAAIHDRLREKFPDMVKVSDKTVYNFVERCRKLYDLPKKACSVPRIYERLGERDYGEYAQVDFDEKWMRRPCGSMHKVRFMTMILCRSRHKFCYLQSLPFTAESAVVAHAAAFAYFGGQPRKIIYDQDSVFIHNENLGDPILTDTFQSYVSQMDFEPVFCRAADPESKGMVENCVKYLKNNFLKGREYVSDERLNEECLGWLERTGNGKVHSTTRLVPKEEWKK; this is translated from the coding sequence ATGCAAGAGAGGATAATTATCAAAGACAAGACAATCATGTGGAGCAAAATTAAAATGTTAAAAGAGGACAAAGGTTACAGCAACAGTAAGATAGCCCGCCTATTGGGGATTCATCGACAAACCGTTGCCAAATACCTTTCGATGAATGAATCGGAATACTTCCGTTGGTTGACCTCGATCAAGCGTCGCAGAGGCAAATTGGATGTATATATGTCGTCTGTAAAGGGTTTATTGGAGGGGGATGCCACTCTTTCGTCTGCGGCAATTCACGATCGTTTGAGAGAAAAATTTCCGGACATGGTCAAAGTAAGCGATAAGACGGTTTACAATTTTGTCGAGCGTTGCAGAAAGTTGTACGATCTTCCCAAGAAAGCCTGTTCTGTACCTCGCATATATGAGCGTCTTGGCGAGAGAGATTACGGTGAATATGCTCAAGTTGACTTTGATGAGAAGTGGATGCGACGGCCCTGCGGTTCAATGCACAAGGTGAGGTTCATGACCATGATTCTTTGTCGCAGCCGTCACAAGTTCTGTTACTTGCAGAGCCTGCCGTTCACGGCAGAGAGTGCTGTTGTTGCTCATGCTGCTGCATTTGCATACTTTGGCGGTCAGCCCCGGAAGATTATTTACGATCAAGACTCCGTATTCATTCACAATGAGAACCTGGGTGATCCCATTCTTACAGACACGTTCCAATCGTATGTGTCCCAGATGGACTTTGAGCCTGTATTTTGTCGTGCGGCCGATCCCGAAAGCAAGGGTATGGTTGAGAACTGCGTCAAATATTTAAAGAACAACTTTCTCAAAGGTCGTGAGTACGTTAGTGACGAGCGTCTCAACGAGGAATGTCTCGGCTGGCTTGAGCGTACCGGCAACGGCAAGGTTCATTCCACAACAAGGCTTGTTCCCAAAGAGGAGTGGAAAAAATAA
- the istA gene encoding IS21 family transposase, translated as MSKVKQVLRMHAQGFSNRCIADKPGLYKGTVNNYVNRVKNHGYRIEDLLALDDPVLESKLFAGTPAYKEERFEAFKSEIAYLEKELQRPHVTRYLLWQEYKEKYPDGYGYSQFCFHLGQLLKARKPESILDHYPGEKLFVDFAGDTFSYVDRETGEVIEAQVLVACMPYCNHVFVMAVPSQRSDDFLYALGCCLNHLGGSPKIVVTDNLKASVVRADRYEPEINRIMEDFANHHGFVVVPTRVRKPRDKAAVENEVKIAYRRIYAKLRDRTFFSLEQVNAAFAEKALEHNQTRMQQKEYCRQEKFLAEERPLLKELPREAFEVKYYACLTVSVNNCVYLARDKHYYSVPYHYIGEKAEIIYTRALVRIFVRGECVATHRRSLKPGYTTEKDHMGSSHNFYRNRSPEFYIKEASKRSQCLTELFRLFFDKSEVPGIQYRRCDGLLSLQRKTDPVVFERVCRYALDNGIYTYQSIKKIIDTRVYLLNMSADEIPKGSNNIKHGNIRGREYYAG; from the coding sequence ATGAGTAAAGTAAAACAAGTGCTGCGCATGCATGCGCAAGGGTTTTCCAACCGTTGTATAGCCGATAAACCGGGGCTGTACAAGGGGACAGTGAATAACTATGTGAACAGGGTCAAAAATCACGGATACCGTATAGAGGATTTGTTGGCTCTGGATGATCCTGTATTAGAGAGCAAACTTTTTGCCGGTACCCCTGCTTATAAGGAAGAGCGCTTTGAGGCGTTCAAAAGCGAGATTGCATACTTAGAAAAAGAGCTTCAGCGGCCTCATGTGACACGCTACCTGCTGTGGCAGGAGTATAAGGAGAAATATCCGGACGGATATGGTTACTCCCAGTTTTGTTTTCATTTGGGGCAACTGCTGAAAGCGCGCAAACCGGAAAGCATCCTTGATCATTATCCGGGAGAAAAGCTTTTCGTGGATTTTGCCGGAGACACATTTTCATACGTTGACCGGGAAACGGGCGAGGTGATAGAGGCACAGGTATTGGTAGCCTGCATGCCCTATTGTAACCATGTTTTTGTCATGGCCGTTCCCAGCCAGCGCAGCGATGATTTTTTATATGCTCTGGGCTGCTGTCTGAACCACCTGGGAGGATCTCCCAAGATCGTAGTCACCGACAACCTGAAAGCATCGGTAGTCAGAGCCGACCGCTATGAACCCGAAATAAACAGGATCATGGAGGATTTTGCCAATCACCACGGCTTCGTCGTTGTCCCTACGCGTGTGAGAAAGCCGCGGGATAAGGCCGCCGTGGAGAATGAGGTAAAGATCGCTTACCGGCGGATTTATGCCAAACTGCGCGACCGGACGTTCTTCTCCCTTGAGCAGGTAAATGCCGCTTTTGCCGAAAAAGCTCTGGAACACAATCAGACCCGCATGCAACAGAAAGAATATTGCAGGCAGGAGAAGTTTTTGGCAGAAGAGCGTCCCTTGCTCAAAGAGCTTCCGCGTGAGGCATTTGAAGTAAAATATTATGCGTGTCTTACCGTGAGTGTGAACAATTGCGTCTATCTTGCCCGTGACAAACATTACTATTCGGTTCCCTATCATTACATCGGGGAAAAGGCTGAAATCATCTATACCCGCGCACTGGTGCGTATATTCGTCAGAGGGGAATGCGTTGCCACACACCGCCGTTCGCTGAAGCCGGGTTACACCACGGAAAAGGATCACATGGGATCCAGCCATAATTTCTACCGCAACCGCAGCCCCGAGTTCTACATCAAAGAGGCTTCAAAACGTTCACAGTGCCTGACGGAACTGTTTCGGCTGTTCTTTGACAAGTCCGAAGTTCCCGGGATACAGTATCGTCGCTGTGACGGACTGCTGAGCCTGCAGCGCAAAACAGATCCGGTTGTTTTCGAAAGAGTCTGCCGCTACGCCTTGGATAACGGCATATACACTTACCAGTCCATCAAGAAAATCATCGACACGAGGGTTTATCTGCTTAATATGTCGGCAGATGAAATACCAAAGGGCAGTAACAATATAAAACACGGGAACATCAGAGGCAGGGAATATTATGCTGGATGA
- a CDS encoding ATP-binding protein, whose product MEQIKSEISGMRLSGMAGALQESRKIHELSFTDGLRILLQAERDQRQSNRYARLVKNASFRYRASIEEINFDASGGLDKNLILSLANGSYIRDAGSILITGATGCGKSFIASALGDRACRQGYSVIYFGMQKLLSKL is encoded by the coding sequence ATGGAACAGATTAAATCGGAAATCTCAGGCATGAGGCTTTCGGGCATGGCCGGAGCCTTGCAGGAAAGCAGGAAAATTCATGAACTCTCTTTTACGGACGGCCTCAGAATCCTTCTTCAGGCGGAGCGGGATCAAAGGCAATCAAACCGATATGCAAGGTTGGTAAAGAATGCATCGTTTCGCTACCGGGCAAGTATTGAAGAGATAAATTTCGATGCTTCCGGAGGATTAGACAAAAATCTCATTCTTTCTTTAGCAAACGGCAGTTACATCCGTGATGCCGGCTCCATCCTGATTACCGGGGCAACCGGTTGTGGCAAAAGTTTTATCGCCTCCGCTTTGGGAGATCGTGCTTGTCGACAAGGCTATAGTGTGATCTACTTTGGGATGCAAAAATTACTTTCCAAACTCTAA
- a CDS encoding IS4 family transposase, which translates to MNSGKTVFAQIMQLIPRREFNEIVTRYKGDYRVRNLSCHDQFLVICMAQYAGKNSLRDIEASLNALAMVKKLYHCGISYAVPRNTLAKANENRDWHIYAELGEVLIKKVRPLYAKDKFRLDIDNMVYAFDSTTISLCLKLCPWAKFRKNKGGIKIHTQIDLRGNLPVFIHLTQASVHDVNAMDEMYIEMGAIYLMDKGYIDFFRLFNNIHKNGAFFVTRAKDNMQYKVVSSREVDCQTGVVCDQIIRLTEEVSVKKYPDEFRLVVYEDFATGNVYRFITNHTGYEAPTIAELYRERWNVELFFKWIKQHLHIKSFYGTSENAVYTQIWIAVCAFLLLALAKKKMHIEGASLYMISQTIGTMLFEKIPVRELFNKPNLNVSSDDGQLELFRDLKS; encoded by the coding sequence ATGAATTCCGGCAAAACAGTTTTCGCTCAAATTATGCAGCTCATTCCTCGTAGAGAATTCAACGAAATAGTTACCAGGTACAAGGGTGATTACCGAGTCAGGAATCTTTCCTGTCATGATCAGTTTCTTGTAATATGCATGGCTCAATATGCCGGCAAGAACAGCTTGCGTGATATCGAAGCAAGCCTGAATGCGCTGGCCATGGTAAAGAAGTTGTATCACTGCGGTATCAGCTATGCAGTTCCCCGAAATACGTTGGCGAAAGCCAACGAGAACAGGGACTGGCACATCTATGCCGAGTTGGGAGAAGTCCTGATAAAGAAAGTGCGGCCGCTGTATGCTAAGGACAAGTTCAGACTTGATATTGACAATATGGTTTATGCTTTCGACAGCACCACCATCAGTCTGTGCCTCAAACTCTGTCCATGGGCCAAGTTCCGTAAAAATAAGGGTGGCATAAAAATACATACACAAATTGACTTGAGAGGTAATCTCCCTGTCTTCATCCATCTTACACAAGCATCTGTACATGACGTCAATGCAATGGATGAGATGTATATCGAGATGGGTGCCATCTATTTGATGGATAAGGGGTACATTGACTTCTTTAGACTCTTCAACAACATCCATAAGAATGGCGCATTCTTTGTGACCAGAGCAAAAGATAACATGCAATACAAAGTTGTTTCTTCCAGGGAGGTTGACTGCCAGACAGGTGTAGTCTGTGATCAAATTATCCGACTGACGGAAGAGGTATCCGTGAAAAAATATCCAGATGAATTTCGCCTGGTTGTCTATGAAGACTTTGCTACGGGAAACGTGTACCGTTTCATCACGAACCATACTGGTTATGAGGCACCCACCATTGCAGAACTTTACAGGGAAAGGTGGAATGTAGAACTTTTCTTCAAATGGATAAAGCAACACCTGCATATCAAATCGTTTTATGGCACCTCTGAGAATGCCGTCTATACCCAAATATGGATAGCCGTATGTGCATTCTTGCTTTTAGCATTGGCCAAGAAAAAGATGCACATCGAAGGAGCTTCTCTTTATATGATTTCTCAAACCATAGGAACTATGTTATTTGAGAAAATACCCGTACGTGAATTGTTTAATAAACCAAACTTAAACGTCTCGTCTGATGACGGTCAACTCGAACTATTTCGAGACCTCAAATCTTAA
- a CDS encoding transposase codes for MRKQRTHFDKAFKENAVKLSLERKNVSELAQELGIAPFLLYRWRKEYRQKGEACFPGHGVQSLTEDSKRIAELGKRLGEAETERDILKKALSIISKRDR; via the coding sequence ATGAGAAAACAAAGGACACATTTTGACAAGGCATTCAAAGAGAATGCGGTCAAACTCAGTTTAGAACGCAAGAATGTTTCCGAGCTTGCGCAGGAATTGGGTATTGCCCCTTTTCTTTTATATCGTTGGCGGAAAGAATACCGGCAGAAAGGGGAAGCCTGTTTCCCCGGACACGGAGTCCAGTCATTAACTGAAGACTCCAAAAGGATTGCTGAACTGGGAAAACGTCTTGGCGAGGCTGAAACGGAGCGGGACATATTAAAAAAAGCTTTGAGCATCATCTCCAAGAGAGATCGTTAA
- a CDS encoding BF3164 family lipoprotein — MMQKQILLYTLFFFFALISCTNNKKKSINDTFSEKIILKESATFIDGDDLAQIEGICCNDQNIIVLDYHSGYSFTLFDVDSCKLVGRFGAIGQGPDELALGTYGQIEKDNFYLFYDQTGFIGKYAISSLNKDINTTPRQMVRYQIIDAQLSQAIPINDSLFIGAGTYMSKFQFVLFDKYSNVLDYNVEIYNASEKTFNKYHKFLSNQGVLRKRPNQDQFVYSLNFSSNIDFLELKENKIQLIKSLRLHNPNYQPISDNNLNRVLPSDNNIIGYIDLCATEKYVYALHTDKKLFTNNIRNDYNSKTVLVFDWKGYPVKKIELNQNAFYICVNESAEKLYAAVIDSSSSEWVIVSYDIRDL; from the coding sequence ATGATGCAGAAACAAATATTACTATATACCCTTTTTTTCTTTTTTGCGCTGATCTCATGTACAAATAACAAGAAAAAATCAATCAATGATACATTCTCTGAAAAGATCATCCTAAAAGAGAGTGCAACTTTTATTGATGGAGATGATTTAGCTCAAATAGAGGGAATTTGTTGTAATGATCAAAATATTATCGTGCTAGACTATCATTCCGGTTATAGTTTTACTCTTTTCGACGTTGATTCCTGCAAATTAGTAGGGAGATTTGGAGCAATAGGACAAGGACCTGATGAATTGGCTCTTGGCACATACGGACAAATTGAAAAAGATAACTTTTATCTTTTTTATGACCAAACAGGTTTTATAGGAAAATACGCTATAAGTTCTTTAAATAAGGATATAAATACAACTCCCCGTCAAATGGTGAGATATCAAATTATTGACGCACAGCTTTCCCAAGCTATACCGATAAATGATTCACTATTTATCGGAGCCGGGACGTATATGTCAAAATTTCAATTTGTTCTCTTTGATAAGTATAGTAATGTTCTCGATTATAACGTGGAAATTTACAATGCCAGTGAGAAGACATTCAACAAGTATCATAAATTTCTGTCTAATCAGGGAGTTTTAAGAAAACGGCCCAATCAGGATCAATTTGTCTACTCACTCAATTTTTCTTCAAACATAGACTTTTTAGAACTAAAAGAAAATAAGATTCAACTGATCAAATCATTGAGATTGCACAATCCAAACTATCAGCCCATTAGCGATAATAATTTGAACAGGGTTTTGCCATCTGATAATAATATTATCGGCTATATAGATCTCTGTGCTACAGAAAAATATGTGTATGCATTACACACAGATAAAAAACTATTCACAAATAATATAAGAAATGATTATAACTCAAAAACTGTATTAGTTTTTGATTGGAAAGGGTATCCTGTGAAAAAAATAGAACTGAATCAAAACGCCTTTTACATATGTGTAAATGAAAGTGCGGAAAAACTATATGCCGCTGTAATTGATTCTTCAAGTTCCGAATGGGTTATTGTTAGTTATGACATTAGAGATCTATAA
- a CDS encoding NVEALA domain-containing protein has product MKKLYISTALCIIALFSYLYSQNNGNDRSYLSSLTLMNVEALADTESSVDHYWCCGNTGTCVKGDNFEIKGKFQSSPCP; this is encoded by the coding sequence ATGAAGAAATTATATATTTCAACCGCACTCTGTATAATAGCATTATTTAGTTATCTATATTCTCAGAATAATGGAAATGATAGATCATATCTTTCCTCCTTAACATTGATGAATGTTGAAGCACTCGCAGACACTGAAAGTAGCGTGGATCACTATTGGTGTTGTGGAAATACAGGAACCTGTGTGAAAGGAGATAACTTTGAAATAAAAGGTAAATTCCAAAGTTCTCCATGCCCATAA
- a CDS encoding NVEALA domain-containing protein → MKKKILSGLFALALLATAGFGVNKSLKSNANLSDLALSNVEALANGESGGSTFYCCGNTCTCAKGTDQNGNEFVIHGHLHTSPCQ, encoded by the coding sequence ATGAAGAAGAAAATTCTTTCGGGCCTGTTCGCCCTCGCACTCCTGGCAACCGCAGGTTTCGGAGTGAACAAAAGTTTGAAAAGTAATGCCAATCTGAGTGATTTGGCGTTGAGTAATGTGGAGGCATTGGCAAATGGAGAAAGTGGAGGTAGTACTTTCTATTGTTGTGGAAACACATGCACATGTGCTAAAGGAACAGATCAAAACGGAAACGAATTTGTTATTCATGGACATTTGCATACATCACCTTGTCAATAA
- a CDS encoding DUF1573 domain-containing protein — MRLPYFLLLMGVSGLMLSCKNNPQKEIAKVVTEWQNREIIFPKGLVFTLHGRDTTDYTIPPASHKILVYVDSIGCTSCKLQLHKWKEFIEEIDSMTHGTVPVIFVFHSKDLREISYLLKRDGIDIPICIDMEDKLNAVNHFPTHQQFQTFLLDDENKVVFIGNPVHNLRVKEMYLSEISQNAYQSRGTLSSRNTQIEVDNTEFDLGTIPKGEAKTVSISIKNVGESPFMIFDTRASCGCTHIEYEKRPILPDSTTRISITYNADDRGNFNKTVSVYGNMDNSSLIIRLKGNTE, encoded by the coding sequence ATGAGATTACCTTATTTCTTATTGTTGATGGGAGTAAGCGGATTGATGCTTTCTTGTAAAAATAATCCGCAAAAAGAAATTGCCAAAGTCGTTACCGAATGGCAGAACAGGGAAATAATTTTCCCGAAAGGTCTTGTTTTTACGCTGCACGGCAGAGACACCACAGATTACACCATTCCTCCGGCATCACACAAAATATTGGTGTATGTGGATTCCATCGGTTGCACCAGTTGTAAACTGCAACTGCATAAGTGGAAAGAATTTATAGAAGAGATAGATTCCATGACTCACGGTACCGTTCCCGTTATCTTCGTATTCCATTCCAAAGATTTACGGGAGATATCCTATCTCTTGAAAAGAGATGGCATTGACATCCCGATTTGTATTGATATGGAAGATAAACTGAATGCGGTGAATCATTTTCCGACACATCAGCAGTTTCAGACTTTTTTGCTCGACGATGAGAATAAAGTCGTGTTTATCGGAAACCCGGTACATAATTTGCGGGTTAAGGAGATGTATTTATCCGAAATATCACAGAATGCATATCAAAGCAGAGGAACATTATCATCTCGCAACACACAAATTGAAGTAGATAACACGGAGTTTGATCTGGGAACCATTCCAAAAGGAGAGGCTAAAACGGTTAGCATTTCCATAAAAAATGTAGGTGAATCGCCTTTTATGATTTTTGATACCCGTGCCTCGTGCGGATGTACGCATATTGAATACGAAAAGAGACCGATACTTCCGGACAGCACAACCCGGATAAGCATCACCTACAATGCCGACGACCGGGGGAATTTCAATAAAACCGTTTCGGTGTACGGCAATATGGACAACTCGTCGTTGATTATACGGCTAAAAGGAAATACGGAATAA
- a CDS encoding NVEALA domain-containing protein, whose translation MKKKKVILSLFMAVSVLSLVYLKSQRNGIKSELVLSNIEALASGEDGENYRCLGLGSLDCPQISTKVAFIRIL comes from the coding sequence ATGAAAAAGAAAAAAGTAATTTTGTCACTATTTATGGCAGTATCAGTATTGTCTCTTGTGTATTTAAAAAGCCAACGAAACGGCATAAAATCCGAATTGGTGCTTTCAAATATTGAAGCGCTGGCATCAGGAGAAGATGGAGAAAATTATCGGTGTTTGGGGCTTGGCAGCTTAGACTGTCCGCAGATTTCCACCAAAGTTGCCTTTATTAGAATACTTTAA
- the istB gene encoding IS21-like element helper ATPase IstB has translation MNTFTDGLRILLQAERDQRQSNRYARLVKNASFRYRASIEEINFDASGGLDKNLFFSLANGSYIRDAESILITGATGCGKSFIAFALGDRDCRQGYSVIYFGMQKLLSKLKIVRLEGVAVRFFEKLAKTDLLIIDDFGIGTMDRQQQLHFLEIIEDRHARKSTIISSQLPPANWFDLFSDETIADAFMDRMIHTSHRIEFKNRESLRKKK, from the coding sequence ATCAATACTTTTACGGATGGCCTCAGAATCCTTCTTCAGGCGGAGCGGGACCAAAGGCAATCAAACCGATATGCAAGGTTGGTGAAGAATGCGTCGTTTCGCTACCGGGCAAGTATTGAAGAGATAAATTTCGATGCTTCCGGAGGATTAGACAAAAATCTCTTTTTTTCTCTGGCAAACGGCAGTTATATCCGTGATGCCGAGTCCATCCTGATTACCGGAGCAACTGGTTGTGGCAAAAGTTTTATCGCCTTCGCTTTGGGAGATCGTGATTGTCGACAAGGCTATAGTGTGATCTACTTTGGGATGCAAAAGTTACTTTCCAAACTAAAGATTGTAAGGCTGGAAGGAGTTGCCGTACGATTTTTTGAAAAGCTGGCCAAAACCGATTTGCTCATTATTGACGACTTCGGAATAGGGACAATGGACAGACAGCAGCAACTGCACTTTTTGGAAATTATCGAGGACAGACATGCACGAAAATCAACCATAATAAGCAGTCAGCTCCCGCCCGCAAACTGGTTCGATCTTTTTTCGGACGAAACAATTGCGGATGCGTTTATGGACAGAATGATCCATACTTCTCACAGAATAGAATTTAAAAATAGAGAGAGTTTGAGAAAAAAGAAGTAA
- a CDS encoding Fe-S-containing hydro-lyase has product MDKKILCAPFSDETIRSLKTGDMVYISGTVYTARDEAHRRLCEMIRRGEPMPFDIEGQAVYYAGPAPAKPGKPIGSVGPTTGGRMDAYSPTLIAHGLKVMIGKGTRGAKVVDAMKQYTGVYFAAIGGAAALMAKCVESAEVIAFEELGTEAVRRLTVKELPVVVAIDCRGNDVYKLAREIINPLNHLD; this is encoded by the coding sequence ATGGATAAAAAAATTCTTTGTGCCCCCTTTTCCGACGAAACCATCCGTTCGTTGAAAACGGGCGATATGGTCTACATTTCGGGAACTGTTTATACAGCCCGCGATGAGGCGCACAGACGATTGTGCGAGATGATCCGCCGGGGTGAGCCGATGCCTTTTGATATTGAAGGGCAGGCCGTTTACTATGCCGGCCCGGCTCCTGCCAAACCGGGCAAGCCCATAGGATCGGTAGGCCCCACTACCGGTGGGCGGATGGACGCTTATTCGCCCACCCTCATTGCCCACGGCCTCAAGGTGATGATCGGTAAAGGAACGCGCGGTGCCAAAGTGGTAGATGCCATGAAACAATACACAGGCGTTTATTTTGCTGCAATCGGTGGCGCCGCCGCCCTTATGGCAAAATGCGTGGAAAGTGCAGAGGTTATCGCTTTTGAAGAGTTGGGTACGGAGGCTGTTCGCCGGTTAACAGTGAAAGAACTTCCCGTGGTTGTTGCGATAGACTGTCGGGGAAACGATGTGTATAAGCTGGCGAGGGAAATCATAAATCCGTTAAACCATTTAGATTAA
- a CDS encoding fumarate hydratase: MTRKISAPAITILVEQLCIEACCVLTGDINSKLKSCLQTETSPLGKEILGTLIENARVAWEESSPMCQDTGMTVVFVRIGQNVQVTGGFIEDAINQGVRQGYEKGYLRKSVVKDPLHRENTRDNTPAVIHYEIVPGDVFHITVSPKGFGSENKSALKMLTPSEGVEGVKRFVLETVSAAGGNPCPPIIVGVGIGGTMERAAYLSKKALLRPLDTQNPDSALAALEAELLSEINKMGIGPAGFGGTTTALGVNILTYATHIAGLPVSVNIGCHATRHAEGSL; encoded by the coding sequence ATGACAAGAAAAATATCCGCACCTGCAATCACCATTCTGGTTGAACAACTATGCATTGAAGCTTGCTGTGTGCTTACCGGAGACATAAACAGCAAACTTAAAAGCTGCCTGCAAACCGAAACGTCGCCCTTAGGGAAAGAAATTCTGGGCACGCTCATTGAAAATGCCCGTGTTGCCTGGGAAGAGAGCAGCCCGATGTGCCAGGACACGGGAATGACCGTCGTTTTTGTACGCATAGGGCAAAACGTGCAGGTTACGGGTGGATTCATCGAAGATGCCATTAACCAGGGTGTACGGCAGGGATACGAAAAAGGATACCTGCGCAAATCGGTAGTGAAAGACCCGCTCCACCGCGAAAATACCCGGGACAATACACCGGCCGTTATTCATTACGAAATCGTCCCCGGTGATGTTTTTCATATAACTGTTTCTCCCAAAGGGTTTGGCAGCGAAAACAAAAGTGCATTAAAAATGCTCACACCAAGCGAAGGCGTTGAAGGCGTGAAGCGATTTGTACTGGAGACTGTTTCGGCTGCCGGAGGAAATCCCTGCCCGCCCATTATCGTGGGTGTGGGCATTGGCGGGACGATGGAACGGGCGGCTTATTTAAGCAAGAAAGCGTTGTTGCGGCCGCTGGATACACAAAACCCCGATTCCGCACTTGCCGCTTTGGAAGCAGAATTGCTTTCAGAAATCAATAAGATGGGAATAGGCCCTGCCGGTTTCGGAGGAACCACAACCGCACTCGGGGTAAATATACTGACCTATGCTACCCATATCGCCGGGCTTCCGGTTTCGGTAAATATCGGCTGCCACGCCACCCGGCATGCGGAGGGAAGTTTGTGA